The Plectropomus leopardus isolate mb chromosome 7, YSFRI_Pleo_2.0, whole genome shotgun sequence genome window below encodes:
- the iqcg gene encoding dynein regulatory complex protein 9, with the protein MSLSRIQSLRLAAVLEDCSDQLDLLEHTLTVKIGRQRGTAAAQEKSRLTNLRKDCQYVSQQVSKLHLELQEKQSLSSLLQVVKIEEQKKVAENMRREAKRELEQRKQTLRRQEEELRQKTETLMEMKRLARQLNHQLREQSETPASRVEQNIELQLQQAQRETSRVEMLLEEEQLLLERQLKEEKRVHEESHKFLQKRLQELQQQLKHWQQLTKQMLQEKEQKLNSVSCKQTLNLDRLMEMRRKFREMEQVVMEDREEQEKLRQQQAEARAATKLQACWRGCMVRRGLGTFKKAEEVKKGKKKKKKEGKKKK; encoded by the exons ATGTCTTTATCCCGGATTCAGAGCCTGAGACTGGCAGCTGTGCTGGAGGACTGTTCAGACCAGTTAGACTTACTGGAGCACACCCTGACAGTGAAGATCGGCAGGCAGCGAggcactgcagcagcacag gaGAAATCCAGGCTGACCAATCTGAGGAAAGACTG tcagtATGTCTCGCAGCAGGTTTCCAAGCTGCATTTGGAGCTGCAGGAGAAGCAGAGTCTCAGCTCTCTGCTGCAGGTGGTGAAGATTGAGGAGCAGAAGAAAGTCGCTGAGAACATGAGGAG agaggcaaagagagagctggagcaaagaaaacaaactctACGCAGACAGGAAGAGGAGCTCCGACAGAAAACTGAGACACTGATG GAGATGAAACGACTGGCCAGACAGCTGAACCATCAGCTGAGGGAGCAGTCAGAGACGCCCGCTTCTCGTGTAGAGCAAAACATCGAACTGCAGCTCCAGCAGGCGCAAAGGGAGACCAGCCGGGTTGAgatgctgctggaggaggagcagctg cTGCTGGAGAGACagctgaaggaggagaagagagtcCACGAGGAGTCACACAAATTCCTGCAAAAGCGACTTCAG gagttgcagcagcagctgaagcaCTGGCAGCAGCTCACGAAGCAGATGCTACAGGAGAAGGAGCAGAAGCTCAACAGTGTGAGCTGCAAACAAACCCTGAATTTGGACAGACTGATGGAGATGAGGAGGAAG TTCAGGGAGATGGAGCAGGTGGTGATggaggacagggaggagcaggagaaacTGCGTCAACAGCAGGCCGAGGCCAGAGCTGCTACCAAG CTGCAGGCTTGCTGGAGGGGCTGCATGGTCCGCCGGGGCCTtggtacttttaaaaaagcagaggaagtcaagaaaggcaaaaagaagaagaagaaggaggggaaaaagaagaaatga
- the si:dkey-29h14.10 gene encoding uncharacterized protein si:dkey-29h14.10: protein MMDEADPLHLWPLDNSSFTKESTPSNQVMTLKAFSVQKIVQMMQMVVQKSCRRACQLFCWPSDTPLCEKIKCSRAQNHQPTDDTSTQVALLNPPSTILIVNISNSTLIDCVIGNDTYPSAVTESQPLMQESELRKHDQTRCSCSHTQQGAGQASALPPPLPPSAEPPSISISQSHLNCVIIGDNNYMHADQTLFDQTEEPEV, encoded by the exons ATGATGGACGAAGCTGACCCTTTACACCTGTGGCCTTTGGATAACAGCAGCTTCACAAAAGAGAGCACACCGTCAAATCAG GTGATGACTCTGAAAGCCTTCAGTGTGCAGAAAATAGTGCAGATGATGCAGATGGTGGTCCagaagagctgcaggagagccTGTCAGCTGTTCTGCTGGCCCTCAGACACTCCGCTGTGTGAGAAGATCAAATGCTCGCGAG CTCAAAATCATCAGCCTACAGATGATACATCTACACAAG TGGCGCTCCTGAATCCGCCGTCAACCATTTTGATTGTGAACATTAGCAACTCAACTCTGATCGACTGCGTCATCGGCAATGACACCTACCCATCTGCCGTGACTGAAAGTCAGCCCCTGATGCAGGAATCTGAGCTCCGGAAGCACG ATCAGACGAGGTgcagctgcagccacacacagcaGGGGGCAGGACAGGcctctgctcttcctcctcctcttcctccatcaGCCGAGCCTCCGAGCATCAGCATCAGTCAATCCCATCTCAACTGTGTCATCATCGGCGACAACAACTACATGCACGCTGATCAGACCCTTTTCGACCAGACAGAAGAGCCAGAGGTGTGA